The genome window GAGACGCTAGGAGTGTTCGCCTAGGCTTGTCCACTGATGGTTTCACTCCTTACGACAACAGTTCAACTTCATACTCTTGTTGGCCGGTTTTCATCATGCCCTACAACCCCCCTCCCAACAAATGCATGAAAGAAGGGTTCATATTTCTTGCCCTTTCCAGGGCCTAAACATCCTGGAAAGAAGATCAATGTATTCATGCAACCATTGATTGAAGAGTTCAAAGAGCTATGGGTAGGGGTAAAGGCATATGATGGTCATCTAAAACGTGAATTTACCTTACGTGCTGCATATTTGTGGTCAATTCATGATTTGCCTGCATATGGTATTTGGTCTGGCTGGTGTGTCCACGGTCGACTGTGTTGTCCCATATGCATGGGGGACACACAAGCATATCGATTGGAGCATGGTAAAAAGCTCTCATTCTTTGATTGCCATCGACGGTTTCTTCCATCCAACCACCTGTTTCGAAATGATACGAAGTCATTTAGAAGAGGCATAAAAGTTAAAGACGGTCCACCAAAACGTTTAATGGGTGAAGATATCATGATACAACATCGTGCGCTTCAAAGGGCTGCAGAAGGTCATGAGTTTGAAGGCTATGGTCAAGATCACAACTGGACTCATATATCTTTTCTCTGGGAACTTCCGTATGCGAAGGTATTGATTTTACCACACAACATagatttgatgcaccaagagcgcaatgttgctgaaagcatcataagcatgtgtctaaacattaagggtaaaacaaaagacaacatcAATGCCAGGAAAGATTTAGCTAATCTTTGCGACCGCCCTAGCCTTGAGGTCAAATTAAATCCTAATGGAAAGGAGAGGACACCACGAGCTCCATACTGTCTAAAGCCGGAAGAGCGAAAAGAAGTATTTCGATGGTTGAAAATGTTGAAGTTTCCAGACCGCTATGCAGCTAACATAAAACGTACTGTTAACCTCGACACTAATAAATTAAATGGCTTGAAGGCTCACGATTACCATATTTTGATGGAAAGACTTATGCCGGTAATGTTTCGTGGCTATTTGAAGCCTCCTCTGTGGAAGATGATTGCTGAACTTAGTTACATATATAGACATATATGTGCTAAGCATATCTCAAAGAAATTGATGATTCAATTTGAGAAACAAATCGCGGTGCTTGTATGCAAGATGGAAAAAGTATTTCCGCCTGGATTTatgaatgtgatgcaacatttgcTAGTGCACTTACCTTATGAAGCATTGGTAGGAGGACCAGTGCAGTTCCGATGGATGTATAGTCAAGAAAGAGAATTGAAAAAACTTAGAGCTACTGTGCGGAACAAAGCAAGGGTTGAGGGGTGTATCGCAGAGGCCTTTGCAGCTAAAGAGATCACAATCTTCTCAAGTCAGTATTTATCACACTCTAACAACGTGAATGCTCAGTCAACACGGTATCATACTGAAGAAGAAGGTCCTTCGACCGACCTTAGTGTTTTTCTATGGAAGGGGAAAGGGGTCGGGGCTTCTACTGCACATTATGTTGACATAAGAGAGCGTAATTTCACCATGCTCTACTTGTACACCAACATGGAGGAACTTGATCCAtactttgaaatgtttgattCCATATATTTAGCTGGCCACAAACCTACACCAAAGGAACTGGATAATCTACGTATGAAAGGGATGAATGGAGGTCCATGTTTCGTTGAATGGTTCCACGAGCATGTAATTATCTCTTTATAATTTTCCTTTGTGTACTTAGTTTGCACATATGACTTGCTATTTACCTATATCTTTTTTTTCTGCTCTATGTAGTGTAAGAAACTGGACTCTCTAGTCTCGGATGATTTGCGACAGATATCACATGGTCAGTTGAAAGCAAGAAAATATAGCCGCTATGATattaatggataccgttttcgaacATCAAAATTAGAAAAAATCCGCCCGCAGGCAGCCACGACAAACAGTGGAGTAGTAGCAACTGCCACAAATGCAGACGGAGGCACTCATGACTATTATGGTGTTCTTCAAGACATAACGGAGTACACTCTTGGTGGGGCCAAAGAGTTCATGTTTGTGTTATTTGATTGTGAATGGTTTGATCCTCAACAAACTCGAGAGGATGAATTTGGAATTGTGGAGGTAAAGCATGAATCACGGTTTAAAGGCAGCGATTATAGCAATGTTGTGCTTGCACATCAAGCGCAACAGGTGTACTATCTAACATATCCTCATGAAAACTTGAAGTCTTGTTGGGTTGTATACAAAATTAATCCTGAAGTCCATCCGTTACGATATGATTATTACAACACAAATAACGAAGATGATGATTCTGTTAATATTTATCAAGAAGAAGGCGATCAGTCAGAAAATAGAGAATTTACTATATCTGAGGATTTAGGGCtcaatgaagtagctagtctcgcCATAGATTTGATGGCAGAAGAACCAGGTCCTTCTAGGGCAAGGACTCGTAGGTCACAGAGAATTCTTCAAAAACAACAAAGACTTGAAATAATTGAGCAGCGCGTTGCTGAAGCAGATTCTGATGCCGATGATTTTTGAAAAGTATATATATTTAAATTCTTGTATATGCATTCCTATTTCAATACTAAAAGTATATATAATTAATTCTTGTAATGAAATTTGTGCAGATGATGAGGGTCATGGACAAGCTCAAAGGGAAGAAGCGCGGAGACCGTGGTGACTCCTCGAGGTCACGGTCGACTAGGGGTTCAGGTGGTGGGGATACATCCTCTATGTTGTTCCAGGTATTTAAtttgttttattttcttttcttctatGTATACTTCGAGTACTTGATATATCTCATTGTTGATTATGTTTGTAGGGCTCTACAGCGTCAAGGCAACGGCTAGAGCAGCTCCTTGGTTGCATGGAGGAGCAGGGGCGCGAAGTGGCAAGCCATAGTGCACCTGGGCAAGAGCGCGAGGTGGCAGGCCATAGTGCACCTGGGCAAGAGCGCGATGTGGCAGGCCACAATGCACTTGAGCCAGAGCGTGAGGCGATAGGCTCAAGTGGACCTATGCTAGAGTAGGACCACAATGCATTTGAGCAAGCGCGCGAGGCGGCAGAGCACAATGCACCTAGGCTAGAGGACGAGCTGGCACGCCAAGGTTCACCGATGCGTGATGATGATGACTATGGGGAGGACTACGATGGAGAGGCCGATGGAGAGGCCGATGATGAGGTTGCTACGACGACACAGGCAACGAACTTCAGGTAATTTTATTTTGACGAGGAGTTCTATTTTTTGTTGGATTGATATTATTACCAGTGCACAATTTACAATTTTGTAGGTTTCGGCGGCCCCTTAGAGTTCCACCGACACAACCCTTGGACCAACGTAGGGTCATAAACCCTGCAGGAGAGAGGAGCTGGGTGGAGGTGGCATGGAGTGGCAAAGGTCACCGGACACCGGTTAACACAGTGCTGGGATCTATAGCTCGTTTT of Zea mays cultivar B73 chromosome 8, Zm-B73-REFERENCE-NAM-5.0, whole genome shotgun sequence contains these proteins:
- the LOC109941768 gene encoding uncharacterized protein; the encoded protein is MFRGYLKPPLWKMIAELSYIYRHICAKHISKKLMIQFEKQIAVLVCKMEKVFPPGFMNVMQHLLVHLPYEALVGGPVQFRWMYSQERELKKLRATVRNKARVEGCIAEAFAAKEITIFSSQYLSHSNNVNAQSTRYHTEEEGPSTDLSVFLWKGKGVGASTAHYVDIRERNFTMLYLYTNMEELDPYFEMFDSIYLAGHKPTPKELDNLRMKGMNGGPCFVEWFHEHCKKLDSLVSDDLRQISHGQLKARKYSRYDINGYRFRTSKLEKIRPQAATTNSGVVATATNADGGTHDYYGVLQDITEYTLGGAKEFMFVLFDCEWFDPQQTREDEFGIVEVKHESRFKGSDYSNVVLAHQAQQVYYLTYPHENLKSCWVVYKINPEVHPLRYDYYNTNNEDDDSVNIYQEEGDQRTRSF